gttctgacattcttgatcaaggtgttgatgaaaagaatggggctaactagggtaagcccgaataagaataaatgttattatgaatcacaaagagttgtgaacctacggctagctgtatcctttaaccattgagggtcacacaagcactggatcgtttgttcccgttgtgagaataaattcaaggagttgaatttatattatgatatagtaaattcaaagagttgaatttataataattaaattttgagaaaataaattcaaggagttgaatttatgagatagtaaattcaagaagttgaatttatgaaatatggagagaataaattcaaagggttgaatttataaaatttgataatttaatttattaaactcaaaagttgagtttattaaatattaaattttggaggtgataaaattcaaaggagttgaatttataatttaaataataaattcaaatgttgaatttataatggatttaatttattaaactcggaagttgagtttattaaatataaattaaatattgtggGAAGTATGTTTAAATGAGCTTGTAGAAGTACAAGTTCAACATACTAAacaattaaagttcttaatggacttaaattaattaattaaactagttggactagtccaattaattaatcaagctcattaatgttaattaagaggctcatgtattattttatgataattaGGTGATGGAGGTTTTATTTAAGTAGAAGACttaaaccctagcctccatactagtatcatatttttcgaaaattccctTCCATCCTCCTCTCAAATATTTCGACCACCTTGAAGGAATTTTGGAgttgagccgcctctcaaattttgatctccttcgaaaatttcttctaattttctagtgcaaattagaagaggaacaaatcatctagtcgtggacctgattagaagaataaacAAAGGAGTTTCtgaagaacgttcgtagggaattcatcaagagctatctccgctaaccccggaatagttggagtcgCGTGAAttgttcaccaaaggtataaaatttcaacaccctatgaatgttttattaaaaaccatacgaacgcccaatcaaatatattttgattgtcaaaataaaataaaaattttaaaacttccgctgcgtttgggcgtgtagaaaaccgagatccaacatgtACAACCATCAAGGCTAAATCGATCATTTTCACTTCAGACAAAGGCCAAACATCCTGTTTATCTCTCTCCATCCTATTGTCGCTGTACAACTGCCGATAACAATAGAACACCTAATATCTTGAGACAAAAAGCATGTATTTTGATAATCAACTACGATGCTAGATTAAAAGGTTAATTTACTATGTATATTTCATTATCCACACGTAACACGTGTGCTTATAACTTTGTATAGAATAAAACGACGGCTGCTAATATTAACCGctcaaaaacacaaatttacgtCGTGGTTTCTATGCATAACAAGTGCAGTAGAAAATCAAGCTCGAGTACTGTTTAACGGTTGCTTCTGTATGCAAGTTTGTACAAAATCTTATGGTAAAGAGCTGTGACATCTATATACACAAGAGCAGAGGATCTTGTAAGAACCTTGGATCAGTACAATACCTGTTCGTATTCGGGCAGGTGAGGATAATTTTAATACTTTGAATGCGCTTAAACACCAGCTGAGACTTCAGACTCTGATGGGTTTTCTCTCTTGGTAGGCGGTTCTTGAGATTTCTGTGCAACGACCTTGTTTGGTACCAACACAATGAAAATGTTTCTTTCTCTAAAATCTTTGTTTTCCTCGATTCCTAACTGCTAAGAATAAGACAACCGGAGAagtaaaaaatatgataaatggGATTAAAAAAACTACATTTATTGGTTGTGGTGAAATATGAGTAAATATCACAAGTATACACACAAAAAAATAGcaaaatgttattttcgaaaGAAATACATTATTAATCTGTTTTAGAATATCATTTACAACATTGATTAGAAATAGCAAAAGAATACTGCAGAATATACCTCACCGATGTCATTTTGGAATCGTCTAAGAAGCTCGATAGCGTTATTTCTGAACTCATTTTCACGCCCTTTCAAGTTTACTATCACCTTCACCTgcagaaatcaactcaaaaaaaattcatcacaGGGTTGACTAAATGTAAGAAATTGCATACAACTGCTGGAACATCCAGCTCATGAATTTCAAGCAACCTTATCGCCATCTTTCAAAAACTTCTGTGCTGCTTTCAAACGCACAGAATAGTCATGCACATCAATATTGTAACTGCGATAACAATGaagaaatatcaaataaatatacaGAAATCATCAAActggagagagagagagagagattaaTGAAGCAAGATGGAATAATTATTTTCCTGGAGTGATCCACGCAAAGGTGGAATTAGTCAAATTATGGCTAGAATCAAATAGTATGATGGCaaaacagagagagagagagagagagattaaTGAAGCAAGATGGAATAATTATTTTCCTGGAGTGATCCACGCAAAGGTGGAATTAGTCAAATTATGGCTAGAATCAAGTAGTATGATGGCAAAACTCAGTGGTTTATAGTTTTTCTATAAACGATCATTTCTTTACTTCTCCATGTTTAAGTTACACGTTTGGATTTCGTGTACCATGAGAAACATCAACATTCAAAATTTTGGTTGAGATTTCTCGAGCATCCAGCTGCTCCTCATTTCATGGAACAGCCTTCACTCCGCATATTTCAGGCAATTTCATAGCCAAAAGACTAAAAGCGTTGGAGTAAGACATGAGCGAACTTCTTGGATTTAAATCTATTCATAGCACGCTAGGATGGCATGGTATCTAATTCAATGTGCATGAATGACATAGCTggctatcaatcacaaggatcaAGTAGCATTGTTGTCAGGTACATGTCGATGTATCCTAAATTCTCCTTAAAACCCATATAGTTTGTATCAGTATATGAAAAAGTACATTTATGGTGAAATTCTCTTTTATCTGAACCACTAACTGGCCTCTAGTATATAATGGAATAATGGAATATAAAAAACTTATGCAGCATAGCAGAATGTCATAGaggaattaagaaaattacaTAGTTTTATTCATAGTCCTTTTCATTGTCCTTTTCTTATTCTAATTATGATCCAGGGAAGGAATGTCATTGGGGTATATGATGAAGACCGTAAATAAAAGCATACAACTTACAGTTAAATGAGTGAATTagtttatcaaaataattttcctgaatgTGAAACACTTCACGGAAAAAACTACAGGATTTCTTTAAAACTAAATAAGCCAAGTTGAACTAAGTTAAATCTACCAAGGGACTTCAAAAAATGACTTGAGCACTGAGATGTAAATTAACACTTATATGATTTGAAAACAGTGCTGCCTGAGCTGTCTTTGAATGAGGATTGATTAAAACCATATCAAGCAGGAACCAGCAATTATTAAAGTTTGgggaaaaaataaaaccaaagatCACTTACCCCATCTTCAGTTCCTTCAATTCCATACGACTAGCTGCCATTCAATTCATCAATTTAGTTGCATAAAATTTCGATACTTAAATTACTAAATGcaagataaataaaatattatgaaaattcAATGGTGGCATTCACCAGCACTTTTCTTCTGCTGAtctcttttcttcttctgcTGCTCATATCTGTATTTACTGCATGTCATAAAGCAACACATAGATGCACTTCAACTTTCAATCAGTGTAACAAAAATGGATAAGAAATATAGCCACTATAAATAAACAGaaagtaatatatttaataaatcaaaatagCATTCTATTAAGAATAGAGCCACCACACCACAAAATGAATAGATTATCATGAGCAGTAGTTATATGGAACAAACACTTTTTAATTAGCGAATCCAAGATTCCAGGACATATCTTACTTGAAATCCATGATTCTTACGACTGG
This sequence is a window from Primulina huaijiensis isolate GDHJ02 chromosome 13, ASM1229523v2, whole genome shotgun sequence. Protein-coding genes within it:
- the LOC140991442 gene encoding translation initiation factor IF3-2, chloroplastic-like isoform X1, coding for MDKMKWLHNVEDRFRSSFLLQWQVSPLLSTIPTTPNPSNNPLLYTFSPLLSASTALMTLSVCHPFPVPTPSPPATAVAVGPQERPSQMMRKPSTCLPLDSVRLIDQQQKMVGVVSKAQAIQMADDAELDLVILSPDADPPVVRIMDFNKYRYEQQKKKRDQQKKSAASRMELKELKMGYNIDVHDYSVRLKAAQKFLKDGDKVKVIVNLKGRENEFRNNAIELLRRFQNDIGELGIEENKDFRERNIFIVLVPNKVVAQKSQEPPTKRENPSESEVSAGV
- the LOC140991442 gene encoding translation initiation factor IF3-2, chloroplastic-like isoform X2, translated to MAGLSTAFHHPYNSKPLKQPSSVHLLTVTLRLHGLNDSVRLPSVSGANAISARYGGGGGPSRTSQSDDEEALDLSTIRSDSVRLIDQQQKMVGVVSKAQAIQMADDAELDLVILSPDADPPVVRIMDFNKYRYEQQKKKRDQQKKSAASRMELKELKMGYNIDVHDYSVRLKAAQKFLKDGDKVKVIVNLKGRENEFRNNAIELLRRFQNDIGELGIEENKDFRERNIFIVLVPNKVVAQKSQEPPTKRENPSESEVSAGV